One stretch of Methanomassiliicoccales archaeon DNA includes these proteins:
- a CDS encoding UbiA family prenyltransferase yields the protein MESEDNSFEKTLSQKIDSFINYLERRRISIIALFAYIVFLAVVRDLSEYFLLDPEFVTTPHPWIYSIAHHVAFYVVVFLGLTLLLTAFSGRGLEKSVNFLASFYWIILLPPFLDYFVFGVRENYAYFSPTDFANALFHFSGDRLHYGQLIEVAVILFVLFSYPIWTQRSKFFDIRGRLVTILRVAFLLFFAFLSMFFLSTPGLYLPVGTVGGIPQFPAFDLVKYRQTHLFLFSWYLIVGLILSLGIVYIAKKTIFTRLFMSLRPFQTLFFGIIVAAGVVSGWRSSSGSIVYVTHIFETPYWVNLSFVGISIISAVLAWLVCVIWNDLSDRFTDVPTRMGRALASGLIDEKTALETSVVLAAISLFCALLLSFVQLFLLSIVFLISIAYSSNLIRLKQHMLRSALIGIGAFLAFIYGFVTPFSVVEEYTTGGIYAPHLTGAILIPNLTSDGVIIGFFMFLGILIGSMITDIEGYKEDIRGGVKTVYTVLGFETGVRVVAFLIFFASLTPLAIFRNIIDLVVFPFLGIAAAVSFNRLRRSDMVMFIAFIGLIYAALRYLNLFVGI from the coding sequence GTGGAAAGTGAAGACAACTCTTTTGAAAAAACCCTAAGCCAAAAGATTGATTCATTTATTAATTATCTCGAACGAAGGCGCATATCTATTATTGCATTATTTGCTTACATAGTCTTTCTTGCCGTCGTCAGAGATTTATCTGAATATTTTCTACTTGACCCAGAATTCGTCACCACGCCACATCCATGGATTTACAGCATCGCACATCATGTAGCTTTTTACGTTGTTGTGTTTTTAGGATTAACGCTCCTTTTGACGGCATTTTCTGGTCGCGGGCTTGAAAAGTCCGTGAATTTTCTTGCAAGCTTTTATTGGATTATTCTTCTTCCGCCATTTTTGGATTATTTCGTTTTCGGCGTTCGTGAGAATTACGCGTATTTTTCGCCAACGGATTTTGCCAATGCACTATTCCATTTTAGCGGAGATAGGTTACACTATGGGCAATTAATAGAAGTTGCAGTAATCTTGTTCGTACTTTTTTCATACCCGATCTGGACGCAAAGAAGTAAGTTCTTTGATATCAGAGGGCGCCTCGTTACAATCTTACGGGTCGCATTTCTACTCTTCTTTGCGTTTCTATCGATGTTCTTTCTTTCGACGCCAGGACTGTATCTTCCAGTTGGTACAGTTGGTGGGATCCCTCAATTTCCCGCTTTTGACCTTGTTAAGTACAGACAGACCCACCTTTTCTTATTTTCTTGGTATCTGATTGTTGGTTTGATTCTCTCTTTAGGAATCGTTTATATCGCGAAGAAAACGATTTTTACAAGACTCTTCATGAGCCTGCGGCCTTTTCAGACTTTGTTTTTTGGGATCATCGTTGCTGCGGGAGTTGTCAGCGGCTGGAGATCTTCTTCTGGCTCAATCGTATACGTCACTCATATTTTCGAAACCCCGTACTGGGTCAATCTTTCATTTGTTGGCATATCGATAATTTCAGCGGTACTCGCGTGGTTAGTTTGTGTCATTTGGAATGATCTAAGTGATCGTTTCACAGACGTCCCAACACGCATGGGTAGGGCTCTTGCGTCTGGATTGATTGATGAAAAGACCGCTCTAGAAACATCGGTCGTTCTAGCGGCTATTTCACTATTCTGTGCACTTTTATTATCATTTGTTCAATTGTTTCTCCTATCAATAGTTTTTCTCATCTCAATTGCCTACTCATCTAATTTGATCCGATTGAAACAACATATGTTGAGGTCAGCATTGATAGGGATCGGGGCTTTTCTTGCCTTCATTTATGGGTTCGTCACACCATTCAGTGTTGTTGAAGAATACACGACCGGAGGAATATACGCCCCGCATCTCACTGGAGCTATTCTGATCCCTAATTTGACATCGGATGGAGTGATTATTGGTTTCTTTATGTTCTTAGGCATTCTTATCGGCTCGATGATAACTGACATAGAGGGTTATAAAGAGGATATACGGGGCGGTGTGAAAACGGTCTACACGGTCTTGGGGTTTGAAACAGGAGTTCGCGTTGTGGCTTTCTTGATATTTTTTGCATCATTAACTCCTCTTGCAATATTCAGGAACATAATCGATTTGGTGGTCTTCCCATTCTTAGGAATCGCCGCCGCTGTCTCATTCAATCGCTTGAGAAGATCGGACATGGTAATGTTCATCGCGTTCATTGGGTTAATCTATGCTGCACTAAGGTATCTCAATTTGTTCGTTGGCATTTGA
- a CDS encoding DUF2284 domain-containing protein, whose product MILWQSRKSVIGKGEDTATPLTLGKKNDTAVTEKGFGGLEGRLALSTLEEDLAILCEKAKQYGASKATIISADRIVVDPRVRLKCMIPLCASYGVNLMCPPNVISPEEFAKILSLYRHAILVQVPLTINNDFVKILGQGKSLSEIREDQNYRNLLSKGDRQLIEILCKLEKDCLEMGYRFATGLSAGTCRLCEECVGQHSGKPCRHPFVARPSMEAVGIDVIQTAKNAGIDLKFFAKTTPVWLGLLLVD is encoded by the coding sequence TTGATTTTATGGCAGAGCAGAAAGTCGGTTATTGGGAAGGGAGAGGATACAGCGACGCCGCTGACCCTTGGAAAGAAGAACGATACAGCAGTCACTGAAAAAGGATTTGGTGGATTAGAGGGGCGATTAGCCTTGAGTACTTTGGAAGAAGACCTCGCAATACTCTGTGAGAAGGCGAAACAGTATGGTGCATCGAAGGCAACAATCATTTCTGCTGACAGGATCGTTGTCGATCCGAGAGTCCGTCTCAAATGTATGATTCCGCTATGCGCGAGTTATGGCGTTAACCTTATGTGTCCTCCCAACGTCATAAGTCCAGAAGAGTTTGCAAAAATCCTTTCACTCTATCGTCATGCGATTCTTGTGCAGGTACCATTAACAATCAATAATGATTTCGTGAAGATCCTTGGTCAGGGAAAGTCGTTGTCGGAGATCCGAGAAGATCAGAATTATCGAAATTTATTATCGAAAGGTGATAGACAACTCATTGAGATTCTATGCAAACTCGAGAAGGATTGTCTTGAAATGGGTTACAGGTTCGCTACGGGTCTATCGGCTGGAACCTGCAGGCTTTGTGAAGAATGCGTCGGACAGCATTCTGGAAAACCTTGCAGACACCCTTTCGTAGCGAGACCCTCGATGGAAGCAGTTGGTATTGACGTGATCCAAACAGCAAAGAATGCCGGAATTGATCTAAAATTCTTCGCAAAGACGACGCCTGTGTGGTTAGGTTTGCTCCTTGTAGATTGA